The genomic interval TGCTGGCCAGGAATTCATAGGCAGGAAGACCTGCTTCCGGATGGATAGCCGCCAGAAAGTCCGCACCCCAGAATCCCACCGGCAAAGCGTCGATCACGGCGGCAATCTGTTCCGCCCGCCAGCCGGGACGAATGCTGATCGTGCAGTGAGGATCACACTGCGGGGTGCGCGGTCCGGTTCCATCAGCAACCGCAACACCTGCTGGTTCGCTGGAAGGGGCGTTCTCGGCGGCGCCAGGGGGCAGATAGAGCGTTTGCCCGATCTGCAGGAGGTCGCTGGTCAGGCAGTTGGCCTGCCGGAGATCATTTGTGGTGATTGTCGTTCCGGAGATAGCTGCGCCAAGCACATACGCGAACAGAGTCTCGCCCGGTTGCACATGGTGAACTACCCAGCTGGAGGGCGGCGGGCACGCAATATCTGAGGCTGGCGCTGGCGTTTCCGGGTGGGACGTTTCTGTCGGGGAAGGCGTGTCTGTCGCCGGGATGGTAGCCGTTGCACCAGGCGTTGCAGCTGGGGCAAAGGAGCTCAGCGGGCCTGCCAGTGTGGCTACGGGGCTTGGCACCAGAACTGGCGTGGTTGTTGATTCGGCGTAGCGGGGGATGGCCTGGCACCCAGGCGCATTGGATACAAGCAGCACCCCGCTGATTAGCAGTCCGACCAGCGCACAGAGGCCGACGCCTCCCAGAACCAATACGCCAGCCACAACGGGCTGGAAGCCATGACACTGTTTGCCTGTGTGCCGGTCGTTCATCACATGGTACGGGCCTCGGTCAGTTCTGTGCGCCGATCCAGTCGTGTCAGCACATCGATCAGCCGGGCCTGCCATTCTGGACGGGGGAGATTACGCGGTAGCCAGACAGCGGTGCGGCTGACGCGCACGTCGTTTTCCAGGTAGCGTTGCAGGGCAGGGCGATCCACTTCCGCCAGGTAAGGCAGGCGGATGTAAATCTGCTCCGCTTCATGGCCGATGGCTGTGGCCCGTGCCTGTTGCGCCAGGAGCTTGATTCGTAGCTGGAAGAGCAATCCCTGTA from Anaerolineae bacterium carries:
- the mltG gene encoding endolytic transglycosylase MltG, whose translation is MNDRHTGKQCHGFQPVVAGVLVLGGVGLCALVGLLISGVLLVSNAPGCQAIPRYAESTTTPVLVPSPVATLAGPLSSFAPAATPGATATIPATDTPSPTETSHPETPAPASDIACPPPSSWVVHHVQPGETLFAYVLGAAISGTTITTNDLRQANCLTSDLLQIGQTLYLPPGAAENAPSSEPAGVAVADGTGPRTPQCDPHCTISIRPGWRAEQIAAVIDALPVGFWGADFLAAIHPEAGLPAYEFLASKPPGSTLEGYLYPGTYELTNDTTAATFRDMLLAAFAAHYAPDMSAAAAAHGLTFYQALTLASIIQRESWAYAEQTLISSVFHNRLRRGEKLGATVTLQYALGSPGNWWPPIRGSMVNTPSPYNTHLNAGLPPSPIDNPDIDAIRAALYPAETNYLFFTGNCNGPGNLYAATYEEHLANVNACR